TGGAAGTTGGTCATTATTCTACAGTTAGTTAAATAATTACTATGTATATATATGTCTGCAAGTGTCTAAGAACTAAAAACAATGCATTCCATTTCACAAACTTCTGTGAAATGAATCTATATCAGTCATTTTCTGTTTCCTCTTGACCCATTAGTATTCGCTCATTCAAACATACGAAACCTGTGAATTGTTTCGATAATCTCTTTATAACAGATTTCGCTCACAAGGAAGAAGCATTTCTCCATTTTGCTCCTAATCATCCCTATATACGAAATCGAGCGGAAATCAAGTGGAAACTCTGATAATCATGCGAGTGGGATTGCATTTGCAAACGAAAGTAAAAGTTCGGACTGTCATTGTTTCAAGTTAGTAtgaattattatcggccaatgAGTCATAGTTTAggttattaaaatccaatttgtCTTTTTTATGTTAAATACGCGCGCGCTTCAACAAATTTGTGATTCGTGTGTGCTCAGAAACCTGAGGATGGTTCCATCAGCCACACGGTTCAGAGGCTGGCAAAATATCGTTTTCTGAAGGTACTGATCTTTAATCTGTGGTTGGAATTATTCTTTAATATGTAAATAACTTTTAATGCTGATATGTTGTAAGTTTTCTTCATGTAACAAAGCTATAAGTTATTTCTGTTTCTTGATGCAGAAGCAATCAGACATTTTGCTAAACGCTGATGACCTGGATACCCTGTGGCTTTGCTTAAGAGAAaattgtttggttgatgaaatCACTGGTTCTGTAAAGGTACCTTGCCACATAAACTATAGGTTTATTTTAGTCTTTTAAACGTTTCTTGATCATTTAGTTTCATTTGCATCTATGGTAACTTTGCCACGGTTTTCAATTGGTGAAACAAATGTAGGTGAATTATGAAGACTTTTGCCAAATTGCATCTCTATGTACGGAACAAATTGGCCCAAAGTGTCGTCGTTTCTTTAGTCCTTCAAATTTTATGAAGTTTGAAAAGGATGAATCAGGAAGAATTGCGATTTTGTCCTTTTATCTGTATGTAATGCGCACGGTGAGATTTTTATTTCTTGCTTTTGTACTTTGATATGAACTGTTTATTATTTTAGAATTTAGAATTGAACAATATTTGAAACATGTCGTTTCATACTGATGTGGATATGCTAAACTATTAGTCTCTCGATACATGATATACtgtaagtaactagttattaactTCTATTATTTATCATAGTTGTGACACTTGGCTAATCCCATATCTCAAATATCACCAACCGTGTTTGGTATGGAAGTAATTCTAAAATTTTAGGAAGTCTCGTCGACTAAAAACAAATTCTTAAGCTCTTAATGAGCAAAGCAGATGATATTGGTTGGTATGATGGGCTGGgtgttatttttattaaatatactATTATTTGAAAAGTTGGGATATTATGATTTACAATCTTGGATGCATATTTAACACATCATACAATATCAAAATGTATTGATTATACAATCAAGGGGATCAGTTTATCTGGATCAGTTATTGATTCGATGAATCTTTTTCTTGTACAGGTTTCTCTTACACAAGCAAGAATTGATATGAGTGAGCTTGATGAGGATTCAGATGGGTTTCTACAACCTTATGTATTATAGTTTATTCCTTCAATGCACTATTGATTTTTGTAAACATGTATCACATGAAAATAAACGTTACGTTACATCTGATAGGAAATGGAGGCTTATATCAGAGGTCTCATTCCTAACTTGGCTCAGCTTTGTGACATGCCTGCCGAATTCGTTCAAATGTATTGCCACATAGCCACTCACAAATTCTTCTTTTTTTGTGACCCGAATAGGCGAGGTTTTGcacttctttttctctttttaacTGTTAAAGTTTACAATTCTATAAGTCGATATTTTGATTGCCCAGAGACGCGCCGATATGCTAATAACATCATTTCGTATCAATCACAGGGAAGGCTTGCATAAAGAAGATTTTGCTCAGTAATTGTCTACAAGAACTAATGGAACTGCATCAAGTTAGATAATGCACCTCTTCTTATCAAGCTTTTggtttatatattatttatttatttgaaacATAACTACTTTAATTAATAACAGGAGAGTGAAGTAGAAGCTGCCGATACTGAGCAGACTGAGAACTGGTTTTCACTAGCATCTACACAACGTATATGTGGTGAGCTCACGCGTCTAATATAAGTTTGGTCCACAATTTTCTTTTAGTTATTAAGTTCTCTCTTGCTTATAAGTCAACTTTTAATTATGAACAGATATGTTTATTGACCTTGATAAAGATGCAAACGGGACATTAAGTGAGGAGGAACTTCAAGGATACGCAGATGGAACGCTAACAGAGATATTTATCCAGAGAGGTAATCGTTAGCTTAATTTGGATCGGGTTAAGAATGGGGCAAAAGTTAGAATTATTTTTTGTTTATCACTTGTTGGCTTAATTTGGATCGGGTTAAGAATGGGTCAAAAGCTGGAGTTATTTTTTGTTTAGTTTTATTGGTTTATTGTTTTTTgttaatatatattgttttttgGTAAGGTTTAATTATATAATGAGATATTGTTTTTTGGTAAGGTTTAGA
The Helianthus annuus cultivar XRQ/B chromosome 6, HanXRQr2.0-SUNRISE, whole genome shotgun sequence genome window above contains:
- the LOC110865121 gene encoding probable serine/threonine-protein phosphatase 2A regulatory subunit B'' subunit TON2, which codes for MSSSVDEDEGYDEPPAMPSMLWVRNLRRYIRSDASLGSEARMEHETRRILLNMYKEKHRKSVEAGIIPSFYKKKPEDGSISHTVQRLAKYRFLKKQSDILLNADDLDTLWLCLRENCLVDEITGSVKVNYEDFCQIASLCTEQIGPKCRRFFSPSNFMKFEKDESGRIAILSFYLYVMRTVSLTQARIDMSELDEDSDGFLQPYEMEAYIRGLIPNLAQLCDMPAEFVQMYCHIATHKFFFFCDPNRRGKACIKKILLSNCLQELMELHQESEVEAADTEQTENWFSLASTQRICDMFIDLDKDANGTLSEEELQGYADGTLTEIFIQRAFDEHVRHGKTVIGLAWEMDFESFLDFVLALENKDTPEGLTYIFKCLDLQGKGYLTAADIHILFRDVREKWIQVGNYELCTEDVRDEIWDMVKPVDPLRITLSDMLQCKQGGTIASMLIDVRGFWAHDNRENLLQEEGESFDIDGAV